The Capra hircus breed San Clemente unplaced genomic scaffold, ASM170441v1, whole genome shotgun sequence sequence CAGTATTTGCAAACACTGAGAACACTGCAATATGATGGGTTTACAACAGTATATTTTGGGGAAACTGATATCCCTGAGAGTCTCGTAACTGGGGAAGATTTTAGTGATGGTTATTACATGCCAACTCCAACCTGGTGTGTCGTGCATGCTGGTGGTAGTCAAGGATGGGTGCCGTGGAAATATCGGATGTTCCTAAGGGATGAGTTATGCATCAAACAGGAAGACAACCTCTTCTTTGAGTTCTGTGATGTGGTGAAGAAGGCCTATGGCAAGTGCGCCATTGTGGTCAAAGAGAGAAGGCGGCAGGACGAGACGAGGCCGAAGGAGGgcaaggagactgaggcccaggccCATGTCCCCTCGGTGGTCAACTTAACAAGTGTCACATGTTGTCCTGAGGTAGCCAAGTCCTATGGCCATAAACTACTCACTCTGCCTTCTCCTTACAATTACCTGAACCCTTTAGACTCAGCCTGGTCTTCTCTGAAATGGTTCATCATCAATAACAGGAAGGAGTTTTGTCTGCAGTCTGTGGATGGTGCCTATTCTTACCAGTATCTACTCTTCAGTGATTTAATCAGCAAAGGAGTTGAAAGGATAAACCTTAGCAAATGGAGGACAAT is a genomic window containing:
- the LOC102169218 gene encoding uncharacterized protein C21orf140 homolog → MPHFAKPLLRNIITRNLFNSIKKKQCLQYLQTLRTLQYDGFTTVYFGETDIPESLVTGEDFSDGYYMPTPTWCVVHAGGSQGWVPWKYRMFLRDELCIKQEDNLFFEFCDVVKKAYGKCAIVVKERRRQDETRPKEGKETEAQAHVPSVVNLTSVTCCPEVAKSYGHKLLTLPSPYNYLNPLDSAWSSLKWFIINNRKEFCLQSVDGAYSYQYLLFSDLISKGVERINLSKWRTITNKVRRWENYYLGKFS